ACTAGAAACTTGATAGGAGCTAAAAAAGTCAATGGCTTCCATACTAGGGTTTCTTCTATGCTTTAAAAACTCAGAGTGATTGCATAAAAACTCATCCCCTAAGTGGGAAGAGACGTGGTATATTCTTAAACGAAAAGACCAACTGTTCAAAGCATATGTCAAAGGAATACCCACAAGATAATCTGTATTGATTAACTCACACCATCCCCTACCATGTCCTAAAGAATCAGAATAGTTAAAAACAGACCAAATGCCCGCTTCTATACCAATTTGCAAGTCTCCTTCACAACGAAAGACATTCAGCCAACGAAAAATCGGGAAATCATCTCCTAGAGAAATAGCTGCAACATCGTGACCGATCACTCGATCTCCCCAACGAACCGCTACAGAGTTAACCGGTTGCCTGGGGTCTGCTATCAAAGGAGCAAATAAAACAGTAGACTGTGGAAACCAGATTCCATTTAAACGAGGCTGTTCTACATAAGCTTCTCTAGCTTCTTCCTCTGCTTCTGATAGATCTGCAACCTCTACAGACTCTACACCTGGTAGATCATCTACAAAAGAGATGATACTTTCTGACAAAAGATCATTGTTAGGTAGGTTTGCCAAATAAACCTTATGGTTTTTAACAATGACAACAACTTGATACTCATAATAATGCACATCGATTAATGCTTGAATATATCCTTCTAAATAAGGATCCGTAGCATCAGCAAAAGTATCGATTAATAAATTATCAGTACGCGTTAGAATATCTGTTCTAATTCTATCTATTTCGATTGCAACCATCTCATCTTTCTCTTCTGATGCTTGCAAAGAAAAACAAGTCAACGCATAGCTAATCAGTCCCAACTGCCGTAATTTCATAAATCAAATTATACTCCAAAAGACTTTTGTATAGCGAATTTTCTGTTTCTATGCAAACTTCAGATCTTATATTTTAGATAGCCTATCTCGATTTTCCCTGCAAACCTATAAAATCCTTGCAATGTTAGCCAGATTTTGGCTATCATTCAGGCCTTTTTAGGGGCAATAGCTCAGTTGGTTAGAGCAGCGGACTCATAACCCGTAGGTCGCAGGTTCAAGTCCTGCTTGCCCCACTTCTTTAAATCGCGCTCACAGATATGTTTGAAGGCATTTATGTTAAGTTGAAGCTTGACAGAGAATAGCCCACTTAAGTAGCGTGGACCATTCTTGGACCACAACTGCACAAACGATCGCGAATGAGTACGACAGATCACACATTATCGGCAATGGCTAACCCTAAACCAGAAAAAATAAAGGGTATAGTCATGAAAGGTATCGATAAAAGAATCAATCAAGATGGTAGCATTAGCTACCGTGCTCGGGTCCGAGTTAAAGGGCATCCTCCTGTTATCAAAACATTTAATTCACTAACAATCGCCAAAAAATGGAAGAAAGACACAGAGGTAGATATTGAGAAAGGCCGCTACTTCGATACAATCGAATCCCAAAAGCACACGTTAAGTGAAGCTATTCATAGGTACATCAAATCCATTTTGCCTGGGAAACCAAAGGATGCTAAGAACGTGCATCGCCATTTGTTATGGTGGAATCGCGAGCTTGGCCATTACA
The Candidatus Rhabdochlamydia sp. T3358 DNA segment above includes these coding regions:
- a CDS encoding DUF1207 domain-containing protein, whose product is MKLRQLGLISYALTCFSLQASEEKDEMVAIEIDRIRTDILTRTDNLLIDTFADATDPYLEGYIQALIDVHYYEYQVVVIVKNHKVYLANLPNNDLLSESIISFVDDLPGVESVEVADLSEAEEEAREAYVEQPRLNGIWFPQSTVLFAPLIADPRQPVNSVAVRWGDRVIGHDVAAISLGDDFPIFRWLNVFRCEGDLQIGIEAGIWSVFNYSDSLGHGRGWCELINTDYLVGIPLTYALNSWSFRLRIYHVSSHLGDEFLCNHSEFLKHRRNPSMEAIDFFSSYQVSSHLRLYFGPGVILHSDPSFNMKSLYVQYGAELRVFGSKLYYHRLYGTPFFAIHVENWQVRDWNFDVSMKLGYEISKLQGVGRKMRIYVEYHDGYSYEGQFFKKRTEYGGIGLSWGF